From the Oryctolagus cuniculus chromosome 17, mOryCun1.1, whole genome shotgun sequence genome, the window ATATGAAATACTGCACATCTGTCAGAGGCACTCAGGATTCCAAAGCACTGGAGGTGGAAAAAGGGGGAGGCCTGTGGTTGTAGTCGGCTCATTAGCAAACTGGGTCCTCATTTCTCAGTGAGGCACTGAGTCCAAGTGGCAGGACCAGGAGAGGCAGCAAACCATACTTACCCATCAGTTCCACTGTGAGCTCCAGGCAGCACAGCGGGGCTCCCCCAGGCACTGACCGAACTGGAGCCCTGTGCCTGTACCCAACACAGAACCTAGCCTGGGACAGTGGACTGGGAAGGGCTCTTGACTAGGATGGTTACAGGGGCCCCTTAGAGAAATGAGGATGAGACGTGACAGAAATTGTTAGAAGAAAAATTACTCCAAACATTCACATGAAACGAATAGGACAAGGTCAAAAggtgagttttttctttttactggttTGTAATAATCTTAAAAACCCCATCGCACCCATAAACCACCACAGGTGaggtgagagagatggagaatgaATGCTACAGTGTGTGGATAGAGTGGGGAATCCAGGTATCCCCAATGGGCAGTGTGGGATGGACGCAGGGAGTGTGGACAGGAGGCCCTGGCTTGGACCCTTATTGCTGGTTGGGGGTTGgctggcagaggggcagagggactCAGGAACTAGGAAACATCTCACACCAAAGGCGAGGGCAGTTGGGGGCAGGGAGATCACAGTACATTTTTCCATGCAGACTAGGGGTGGGAGTTAGCTTCAGAGATTTGCACCCCTGCACAGGAAGAGATGGGTTTGAGGTTGTTTGAAAGCCCCAAGCCGGTGTCTGGTCCGATTTCCTAAAATGGCAGCTCACCTTTTGGGGAGaggcgctggggggggggggggatcacaGCAATATCTGGTATGGAGATCAAGCACGGGTTCAGGGGAGACAGTGGTGCTCCTTGACTCAGAGAAGTAGGGATGGGCAGGGGGCCCTGGGTGAGACGGTGGCCAACACCTTGGCAGAGGCATTGTGCCAGAGGCTGCAGGTGCTTCTGTGGGCTTAGGGCAAGGAGGTACCAGTGACCACAGACGGCAAGAAAACAATAAGGAACAATAAATTAGGATTTCATGTTGCTATCATTTGGCATAACACAATCaggcatttttttccctttttttgtttttaaatataaggCAACTTGCcaacatataatttaaaaactggtCTTCAGTCACACTGCTTCAGATCACTAGGCTTTCTGGCTAAAgaacagtggatagaaaacaCAACCCAGAATCTTAAATAAGAACATCAGTTCACATTCCCCAGAGACAAGAGGAACGGTAAGGGCTcacttggtttaaaaaaaaaaaaaaaaaaaaaagccgaacTGTGCATCTTTAACAGAGATGGGTGCAAAAATTTACAATAAAACATAATCTaaatttagagttacagaaaagcgtTAAATTTCTAGTCAACTACGTGCCACCTGGGAATGAGACGTGTTGAGCATGGAGTGGGTGGATGAGAGTATGCGCTAAgaacaggcaggggtgggaggggctgtgtcCAATAGAGGCCGGCCTCCAGCTGTTAGAACCATGCTCATTTGGTGAAGGAAAAATTCAAAGAGCTTAaggctttgtgttttttttttttctttctttctccattaaaCTGAGGGGCTGCAAAGGGAGGTGACTAGAGAGCGAATGTACCTGTGGCCACTCATACACAATGCTACTCAAACCCACACTACATTCATACAGAAACATGACATTTAAAACTTACAGTGTAGAGCAATATTCTTAGCCAGTGTAGAGAGAACCaaatgtattttaacttttttttttttttggtgtttttaatTCCAAACTCCAATGTGATCATCCCTCATCTACCTAATTCCTCAAGTAAGTGtagggtttttgtgtttttttttttatttttatttttattttatttttttgtttctttgtttttttgttttagagggagaaaggaagggtaAGGGATGAGGGCAGCAGGTAAGTTAGGACAAAGGCAAGAGCAAGTTGGGCATGCACTTCTTGCCCACATCTGGAAAGGGGAGTCAGGGACCAAGACGTCAATATAAAGATAGACTTTCCCCCCATGTCTCAAGGCTATGGCCAAATACCTGCAGGATGCCCTTGTGGTCCAGCGTGGTGAGGAACAGCGTAGAGGCTCCGGGATCAATGTGGATACAAAACAAAGCCTTGAGGAATGGAAAGGAGCAGGGAGGAAGTAAATAATGGGTCAATTTTGATTTTAAGATCGTTGGGCAAATAAAGAATTCGCTTCCAGAGCACTTGGAAAGTCTGGCTTCTTAGTcccaaagagacagggagaggcctAGCTCAGGGGCCCGGGTACCTACGGCTATGTCACCTAGGGCCTTTCCCTTAGCCTACACTTCAGTCCTAAGGAAAACAGAGAGGTTCGGGAAGATGGGAGGAGGTTGGTCAAAATGGTCAAGGTGAGGGGACAGGcagggaacagagagaaaaatcagggTTTGTGGTTAGGTTCTAACATAAAAACAGAAAGTTGCCAGAGGGGAGGATGAGAGGACCCCTTTTCCGTCCTCAATTATATCCCACCAAATTCCCTTTCCCAGACATCTAGGAGTGATCACATTGGAGCAGTGAAACTTTGAAACTATCCAGTTATTTAAAAGTAAGACTAAACCTAGGAGGGTGATGTATGGTGTGTTGCTTGTAGAGGACACCGGGGCTTCCTATCTATACCCTGGGTGCTGAATATGAAGACTCCGACCATCTGTGGGATCAGGGGCTCGGCTGCCAGGGGCTCGCTGGGCCTTGCTCAGCATGGCCAGGCTCTGTTCTCGGAAGCAGGCCTGCTGGAAATCCCCGCTTAGGTAATCCACTGTTTGCATCAAGCTGTTCTGGCTTGCCACTGGCCCACCCCCAGTCCCTGCTCGGTAGTGGGCCCCAGAGGCTGCTGCTGCACAGTCGAGGGGTGCACCCGTGGGCTGCCCACTGTGGAATGGCATGGCGAGGTCCTGAGACCCCGAGCTGTCGCTATTGGGAGTGGGCAGAATGTTGTTCCACAGGGGTTGGAAATAGTGACCATTGGGGTAGGccagtggggcagccaggccgTTGACTGGTGGGGATGGGGTCGGCTTCTCCAGGGGTGGCTTCAGATGAAAGGACTGTGCCAGGCAGAGTTCCTGCGGGTAGGCAGGGGCCTTGCCCACAAAGCCAGGCCCTGCCAACTCGCGTCCTGCTGCATGCTTGCCTGTTAGGCCAGGGGCTGGTGTCCCACCAGCCTCGCTGCACATCTGTTGTAGGTGGGCCAGCTGGTGCTGGTTCCAGGCGACTGGCTTGAGGTCGCTAGTGTAGCCAGTGGGGGCTCGAGAGATGCCTGTGGGCAGGTTGACAGGGCCTGTGGTAGGCAATGCAGCTGTGGCCGCATGCGTGTGCTCCATGGGATTGACCACACATGAAGGCATTGGTGTGGGGACGCTGTGGGTCGACACCCGAGTGCTTGCATTGATGAGCAGACTGCGACTAATGGGGCTGGGGTTGGCGATCTGGCCCTCACACACTGAGGTAGTGCTGATGCCTGCCCTCGTCTGGCAAAACTGGTTGATCTGGTGCACGATGCTGCTCAGGTCCGGGGGCTGGCTGTGCTGCAGGGTGGCCGCCATCGAAAGGGGAATAGTTGAGGTAGACACGGTCACATTTGGGGGCGCATCTGAGTCTGGCATCTTCCGGCCTCCATGCAGCAAGGGGTTGGGGGGGTGCTGGAGACCCTGGTGAGCCAGGGCCTGAGGGTGAACCAAGCCCTGGGTTTGGGCCATGGGCTGAGGGTGGCCCAGACCCTGAGGCTGTTGGAGGCTCTGAGGGTGGGACAGTGCCTGGGGTGGTGGGATACCCTGAGGGTGCTGCAGCGTCTGGGGAGGGGCATGGGCCAGGGTCTGTGCATGCTGCAGGGCCTGCTGGCGGGccagagcctgggcctggggatGAGCTAAAGTGCTGGGTGCCACAGTAGCATAGGGTGCCACTGGGGGGTTCATGATGGCCTCAGGGAGCAATCGGGCTCGGGTGCCGTCAAAGTCCTTGAGTATGCTTTTGGCTGGCACTTTGACAATGGCAAGCAGGCCTGCCTTGGTGGCAGCCTGAGTCGGGTAGGGGCTGTAGCGCTGGGCTGATGTGTCGAGGCCGTTCACAGTACGACGAACGTGTTTCCGCTGGGGAACCTTCACACTGTTGGGGAAGATTTTTATAGTCAGTGGGTTGTTTGCGACCTTCTTAGCATACGCGTCCAATTCGGCTGGGGTAGGATAGTGAGCAGTTCTCATTTTCTGTGTAGTGTCccctagagagagagaaggggaaggagagcaaagagggagagggagctcaTCAGTGCCAAGCCAACCAGCCCACCTAGATTCCCTGCCGAGGGCCTGTGGCAGGGTGTGGGGGAAGAGCTATGTTGTCATTGGTGGCCTTCATTCTAGATGCAGCCTCGGTCACCACAACAAGCACTGCTAAAGCTGAGGAAGCCCTCACAGCACGCCAGGCCTGTGGCAAGTAGGCGAGGGGCTATCTTAACGAATCCTCCTATTGCTTTAGGAGGCAAATAGCATCATGATTCCCGTTTACAAGTAGAGAAAGTAAAGATCAGAATAGCAAAGCAACTTTCAAAGTTCCACATCACAGCCAGAACATGCTAGTTCTCACAGCAGTAACCAAGAGTTCTTCTTCCGCTACAGAGAACTGCAGGGCCTGGAACTCTAAGTTCCCACCTGCCCATGCTGGTCTGGGATCTAAAGGTtccacagcaggggtggggaatatTCAGCCCATGGGGCCATATAAAGCCCACAGAATCATTTGGTCTAGTCCCAGGGCAAGGAACtacaggcaggactcgaaattcaataaatccacagcaggctaatttttaagctgataattttgtgtggcccacaaaaaatccaaatggccctgttgaaaaaagtttccccacccctGTTCTAAGCAGAGCTGCCTGTCAGGGCCCTTGGTGGCCACTCAGGTCCTTTCCTATGATGCTCTAAAAGCAAGGACAGCCAGAGTGACTTCTCAGCTGCAGAGGCCAAAGAGGCATCAGCTTTCCCCTGTGCCCTGGCAGCTGGAGTACCAGGCCTGTTGGGGGGGGTGGTGGTATCAATCTTGGCACAGTAGACAGGAAGCTTCCTTTTCAGGAGCACAGGAATAAGCTGCCAACGTCTCTCCCCCGTCCCTATGTCACAAGTTCACTTTTGTTTACAGTTGATTCTATGCTTGACTGGGCAAAGATCAAAAGGCTCTATTTATTTGCTAGTGGAGGATGATAACAAATGACAGGACAGCGGGAATTAAGAAAAAGGATTCAGAGCATTTTAAGTCCCGAGAGCCAAAAATAGTCTGTATTTGGTCCATGTCAGCTGTCACTTtccaaaaagaaagaggaaaacctGCCTTCCTCTAGAGGCTGCGGAAATACCCACTCACTGTGCCTCATTAATGTTAACAGTCTCTTTGTTCCCATCTCCGGTTGCCTCCCATCAGGGGGCTCCAGCGGATGTTGGGCTTCCAGtcaaaaaggaaaatgttctGAGAACAAGAGCTCTTTAAGGATGTCTGGCTCCTGCAAGGGGTCTCTGcttggctctctccctctctctcggagGGAGTATAGACAaaaggtgcttaataaatgcttgCTGAATGAGTAAGTACACAGACTGCCCAAAGCAGAAGGAGAGTGGCTTGGCTGGGAGCCCAGGCTGTTAGCTGACTTCCCTCCCTACTTCCTTCCCTTgcagagggcagccaggacagatcAAGGACAAACCCCACTCTGAATGCCCAGCTTGTGGCCTCTGCTGGCCTTGGCCCAAAGGAGACTCCATTCAAAGTCACATCACTGAGCATCAACTCAGAAGCAGGCTAGTGAGTGTGTTAGAAGGAAAAGGGCACAGCTGCCTGTGTTTGGTGACATTGCTGGTTAGCCGGTAGCAACTGCTTAGAAATTGCTACTcctggaaggaggaaaagaatGCTCAAGTCCAAGAGGGCCAGAGAGATTCTGTCCTATGCTTAAAATGGCAGACCTGAGCAAAAAGGGTATATGTAGACAGAGACAGTCAAAGTACTAGTCCAACATATTTACAGGTCTGCTTTATTTATTGAGTAGAGAATAGACACTCATACACAAAGGAAATGTTTGTGAAATGCCCTGCCTCCAATGACAGTTGATGAATAGAGCAGCTAAATACAGGAACCAGAATGAAAGGAAACTAAGAATAGGGAGGAGGGACACTGGCTTCAGTATCTACACTGAGGAATGACCTCTAGAATGAGATAAACTATTGAACAAGACAGAGGCCAAATTCTGGAACAGCAGCACATACCAGACTTAAACCcaactctttaaaaaaaccacaaacacaaACATTTTCCTCAACACTGTTATCACAGCCCCACATGGGCACCCTGACACCACAGCTTCATAAACAACTTACTTAAGTTTCTTGTACCAATGGTGTCATTCACAAACAAGACAGAACAGAGACTAGGAAATCTGTGCTTACAAAAAGttagagaggggccagcactgtggtgcagcaggttaaaccaccacctgcaacatcagcatcctacatgggtgtcagttcaagtcctggctgttccacttcccattcagttccctgctaatgcgcatgggaaagcagtaaaagatggcacaagtccttgggcccctgcacccaagaagccaggagcttcttccgggtctcccatctgggtgcagggacccgaagacttgggctgtcttctgctgctttccctggagcatcagcagggagcagccagctcctggcttcggcctggctcagcccaggccagtATGGCCgtttgagaaatgaaccatcatgaagatctctttgtctctcctcctctctgcctttcaaataaataaaaataaatcttttttaaaagaagaaaacaaaaatctatatTCAAAGT encodes:
- the FAM222B gene encoding protein FAM222B, which encodes MLACLPGPGDLSFQLPSHTQMNTGLQKWDTTQKMRTAHYPTPAELDAYAKKVANNPLTIKIFPNSVKVPQRKHVRRTVNGLDTSAQRYSPYPTQAATKAGLLAIVKVPAKSILKDFDGTRARLLPEAIMNPPVAPYATVAPSTLAHPQAQALARQQALQHAQTLAHAPPQTLQHPQGIPPPQALSHPQSLQQPQGLGHPQPMAQTQGLVHPQALAHQGLQHPPNPLLHGGRKMPDSDAPPNVTVSTSTIPLSMAATLQHSQPPDLSSIVHQINQFCQTRAGISTTSVCEGQIANPSPISRSLLINASTRVSTHSVPTPMPSCVVNPMEHTHAATAALPTTGPVNLPTGISRAPTGYTSDLKPVAWNQHQLAHLQQMCSEAGGTPAPGLTGKHAAGRELAGPGFVGKAPAYPQELCLAQSFHLKPPLEKPTPSPPVNGLAAPLAYPNGHYFQPLWNNILPTPNSDSSGSQDLAMPFHSGQPTGAPLDCAAAASGAHYRAGTGGGPVASQNSLMQTVDYLSGDFQQACFREQSLAMLSKAQRAPGSRAPDPTDGRSLHIQHPGYR